The Candidatus Binataceae bacterium genome contains the following window.
GTCGACGTTCATGAAGAAGCTCTTCGAGTCGGCGATCACGCTGCCCGCGCGATAGAGCTTTCCAAGCCGGCCATGATCGATCTCGTAAACGCGGCGCGCCGAGATGCGGAAGTTCTCGCGCGATTCGGCGATCGACGGTGTCTGATGTCCGCAGACATAGTAGCCGCGCTCGACCTCACCGATGATCTTGTCGGGCGGCGTCTCGCCAGGCATGAAGAACGTGTTCGACATCCGGATGAGCGGCACGTGCCATCCTTCGGACGCCCGCGCGTGGCCGTTGGGCTCCGCGCCGAGCGCGGCGGCAGTGTCGCGCGAGTTGAGAAAGCCGTTGAAGATTCCCTGGTCGATATTGATCACGCGATGGCCGGGCGTGCCCTCGTGGTCGTAGCGATAGTGCCCATAGCCGTCGAGCGTCGGATCGGAGCAGGCAGACAGCAGCGGCGATCCGATGCGATGGCCGATCTGATTCTCCGCGAGCGACTTCAGAAACCAGCTTCGGCCCGCGTACGCCGCTTCCATCTTGAGCGCGCGATCTGCTTCCGACGGATGTCCGACGATCTCGTGCGCCGCGAGCGCGTTGAAGTGCGGATCCGTCACGACCACCACTTCGCCGTCAGTCGCCTTGAGCGCAGGTGCGGCAGCGAGTTCGCGCGCTTCGGTGGCGAGCTCGGTGCAGAAGCCGATGAGATCGCGATTCGGCATCAGCTCGCCGCGCCATCCGTCGGCGATACTCTCGAAGCCGCGCTGTTGACCGATAGTGTCGTAGCTTTCCTGGTGGCCGTCGCCGCTCTGCGCCACGACGTAACAATCGCCCTGCGCAAACGCGGTCGCCTGCGAGATCAGGCTGCCGCTCGTGCTGACAAAGATTTCGTGGCGCAGCTCCGTCATCGCGGCCGCGACGTTGAAAGCGATTTCCTTGCCGAGTCCGGAGACGGCGCGCGAAGCGTCGAGCGCAAGCCGCTTAAGTTCGTCACTATCGAGGCTCCGCGGATCGCGCTTGTAATGCGCCTCGACTTCGTCGCGCACCGGAGCGGGCGGCAGCGAGGCCCGCAGCATGAGCGAATCGGCGCTGGCGCCGAGGCTCTTCGTGAGCGCGGCTTTCTCGCGCGCGCTGAATCGGGCGCGATCGTGCGCCTCGTCGAGCGCGCGCCTGAGCGCCGCAACGAGCTTTGTAGGCGAGCGCGCCAGAGTGCCGACTTCGCCACCGGTCTGGCCGTGCCCCACGACGCCTCCTTGCTCGGCATGCACCGAGATCGCATACGCGGCGGTCGCGCTTTCGTTGGCGTCGCGCGGCTCGCCGTTGGTTGCCGATGCGGACCGGTTGAAGACGACTTCAAAGCGCAGGTCGGCATACGCCGCGCCACGATGCGATTTGGCAAAGCGCGCGAGGAGCGCCGGCCCCTCGCGCTTTAAGTATTCGATCGATTCGAAGAGATCGCTGGACGTGGGCATCGACGAATGGCCGGCGCGGTTAGATCACGCCTTCGCCGCGAAGCGCTTCGCACTGCTGTGCGCTCATCCCGAGCATCTCGCCGAGGACTTCCGTCGTATGCTGTCCGTGCAGCGGCGCGGGCTTCACCTCGACGGGAGAGTCCTCGAGCTTGATCGGACATCCCGGCATCGTGAACTCGCCGCGCGCCGGATGGTTGATCGTCACGATCATGCCGCGCTCTTTCATGTGCGGGTCGTTCAGCAGCTCGACGCTGTCCAGCACCTTTCCGCACGGCACGCCAGCCTCGCCCAGGATGCGCATCACTTCGTGCTTGCTGCGTTGCATGGTCCATTCGTGGATCGCCTCGGTGAGAGCGTCGATATTGGCGGCGCGCGAGCGATGGTCCTTGAAGCGATCGTCGGCCGCCATCTCGGGCTTGCCCATCGCGCGGCACAGGCTCTCCCACATATCGGGCGTGGTGCAGAGAATAAACACGTAGTCATTGTCTCCCCCGGGCGCGCACTTGAAGACGTCACCCGGTCCGGCACTGGTGCGATTTCCCACTCGCGGCGAAGGCTTGTGCGTGATGTAGGTGCCCATCATCGGAACGCGCACAAAATTGAGCACGCACTCCTGCATCGCGACTTCGACCTTCTGCCCGTGCCCGGTGCGCTCGCGCTGGATGTATGCGGCGAGCACTCCAGTCGCGGCGTGGATCCCTGTTCCGGTGTCGCCGATCGTCGGACCCGGCTTGAGCGGTGGCGAGCCCGGAAATCCAGTCAGCGTCATCGCGCCGCCCGTCGCCTGCGCGATCATGTCGAAGCTCTTGAACTTGCTGTACGGCCCATAGGTGCCGAAGCCTTTGATCGTCAGGTAGATGAGCCGCGGATTGATTTCGCGCAGCTTGTCGTAGCCGAGGCCGAGGCCCTCGAGCGTGCCCAGCGAATAGTTCTCCGCGAGGATATCGACTTTCTTCACCAACTCGATAAAAAGCTCGCGGCCCTTGTCAGTCTTGAGGTTGATCGTGACGCTGCGCTTGTTGGCGTTGAGCAGGATGAAGTAGTGCGAATCGACGCCCTGCTTTTCCGTGAGCAGCCATCTGCCCTGCTCGCCCATCTTCGGCGACTCGACTTTGATGACGTCGGCGCCGAGCCACGCGAGCATCTCGGTGCACGAAGTGCCCGCTTCGAACTGGGTCAAGTCGAGGACTTTCACGCCGGCCAGCGCTTTTTCCATCGCGATTCTCCTGCTCAATGGCGCCGTCAGAAGCGGCACCGGTCAACGATGCGGACGGTGATGAACCTTTCTATCGCCCCCGAACGCTATGCGGCAAGCGCGGATGCTTATGTCGTTTGGCCGCGTCTGGTAGATCATGAGAGGAAGCGCATCGCGACCGCATATGACAGAGGCCACAGCCAAGCTTGCTCGCATCCGCGAAGAACTCAACCGGCAATTCCTTGAGCGCGCGGACATGATCGACGGCGCGCTCGTCGCGCTGCTCTCGCGCAGTCACGTGCTGATCATCGGCCCGCCGGGCACGGCGAAGTCGATGCTCGCCGACGAGCTGTGCCGGCGCGTCGAAGGCGCGCAGTACTTCCAGTGGTTGCTGACGAAGTTCAGCACGCCTGAGGAAATTTTCGGCGCCGTCAGCCTGAAGGGCCTAGAGGAAGATGACTATCGGCGGGTCACGGCGCACAAGCTGCCCGAGGCGCATATCGCGTTCCTCGATGAGATCTTCAAGGCCAACTCATCGATCCTCAACGCGCT
Protein-coding sequences here:
- a CDS encoding TldD/PmbA family protein, producing MPTSSDLFESIEYLKREGPALLARFAKSHRGAAYADLRFEVVFNRSASATNGEPRDANESATAAYAISVHAEQGGVVGHGQTGGEVGTLARSPTKLVAALRRALDEAHDRARFSAREKAALTKSLGASADSLMLRASLPPAPVRDEVEAHYKRDPRSLDSDELKRLALDASRAVSGLGKEIAFNVAAAMTELRHEIFVSTSGSLISQATAFAQGDCYVVAQSGDGHQESYDTIGQQRGFESIADGWRGELMPNRDLIGFCTELATEARELAAAPALKATDGEVVVVTDPHFNALAAHEIVGHPSEADRALKMEAAYAGRSWFLKSLAENQIGHRIGSPLLSACSDPTLDGYGHYRYDHEGTPGHRVINIDQGIFNGFLNSRDTAAALGAEPNGHARASEGWHVPLIRMSNTFFMPGETPPDKIIGEVERGYYVCGHQTPSIAESRENFRISARRVYEIDHGRLGKLYRAGSVIADSKSFFMNVDAVGNDLRLIAIPNCGKGQPMQVKRMSNGGPTLRSRARLGGG
- a CDS encoding CoA transferase, with amino-acid sequence MEKALAGVKVLDLTQFEAGTSCTEMLAWLGADVIKVESPKMGEQGRWLLTEKQGVDSHYFILLNANKRSVTINLKTDKGRELFIELVKKVDILAENYSLGTLEGLGLGYDKLREINPRLIYLTIKGFGTYGPYSKFKSFDMIAQATGGAMTLTGFPGSPPLKPGPTIGDTGTGIHAATGVLAAYIQRERTGHGQKVEVAMQECVLNFVRVPMMGTYITHKPSPRVGNRTSAGPGDVFKCAPGGDNDYVFILCTTPDMWESLCRAMGKPEMAADDRFKDHRSRAANIDALTEAIHEWTMQRSKHEVMRILGEAGVPCGKVLDSVELLNDPHMKERGMIVTINHPARGEFTMPGCPIKLEDSPVEVKPAPLHGQHTTEVLGEMLGMSAQQCEALRGEGVI